In one Rutidosis leptorrhynchoides isolate AG116_Rl617_1_P2 chromosome 8, CSIRO_AGI_Rlap_v1, whole genome shotgun sequence genomic region, the following are encoded:
- the LOC139864463 gene encoding uncharacterized protein gives MCTISLNIRGIGQTGKISWLKRICNKEKPTILGLQETKCGQTGDNTIESFWGNSDFKFVQKDSVGASGGILTIWDTNIFSFNYAIEGEFFLAIRGTWAGHVSEIAFINVYGPHSSSKKLRLWNELSSLINSLNIPHIVFGDFNEVRNKTERMNTDCNQHWADNFNNFINNSGLIDLPLGGKRFTRICEKTMKFSKLDRFLVSDSIFTIWPNTSSKTLDRDLSDHCPIILRNNLLDSGPKPIRVFDTWLDLKDADIVIERAWSIPTTGNRPDCIFRNKLKNVKMELKKHSIQLDNIDSQIRDHISECNNWEQTAETRPLSESEKQKWIDEKMQQTVAIIKSSPKYSPIALQRSSIKS, from the exons ATGTGTACAATTTCTTTAAATATTCGGGGTATTGGACAAACGGGTAAAATAAGTTGGCTAAAACGTATCTGCAACAAAGAAAAACCAACGATTTTAGGTCTACAAGAAACCAAATGCGGACAAACAGGTGATAACACCATTGAATCTTTCTGGGGTAATTCTGATTTTAAATTCGTCCAAAAGGACTCGGTTGGTGCTTCCGGTGGTATCTTAACTATTTGGGATACTAATATCTTTTCGTTCAATTATGCGATTGAGGGCGAATTCTTCTTAGCAATACGCGGAACATGGGCAGGGCATGTTTCTGAAATTGCTTTCATTAATGTATATGGTCCTCATTCTTCCTCAAAAAAACTAAGACTCTGGAACGAACTCTCATCTCTCATTAACTCTCTTAACATTCCACACATTGTCTTTGGTGACTTTAATGAAGTAAGAAACAAAACAGAACGCATGAATACAGATTGCAATCAACATTGGgcagataattttaataatttcataAATAACTCCGGATTAATTGATCTTCCATTAGGTGGAAAAAGATTCACAAGGATATGTGAGAAAACAATGAAATTCAGTAAACTTGACCGATTCCTTGTCTCTGATAGCATTTTCACCATCTGGCCCAATACATCCTCCAAAACTCTTGATCGTGATCTTTCCGATCACTGTCCTATCATTCTAAGAAATAACCTCCTCGATTCAGGCCCTAAACCAATACGTGTTTTTGACACATGGCTCGACCTTAAAGATGCCGACATTGTCATTGAAAGAGCCTGGTCGATTCCGACTACTGGTAATAGGCCAGACTGCATCTTCCGTAATAAATTAAAAAACGTAAAAATGGAGCTCAAAAAACATAGTATTCAACTTGATAACATTGACTCACAAATCCGAGATCATATTTCTGAATGTAATAATTGGGAACAAACTGCCGAAACCAGACCATTATCTGAATCGGAAAAACAAAAATGGATCGATGAAAAAATGCAGCAAACT GTAGCTATTATAAAATCCTCACCAAAATACTCTCCAATCGCCTTGCAAAGGTCATCCATAAAGTCATAG